In one Bradyrhizobium sp. 4 genomic region, the following are encoded:
- a CDS encoding AEC family transporter: MVDILNLALPYFGLIFVGFACGKVKSLPESGLAWMNFFLLYVSLPALLFAIMSKTPFSELNNPPFLVATTLSTVAAFTLALVVGKVLGGLTLREATLAGLSGGYGNIGYMGPGLALAVLGPKASAPTALIFCCDSIFLFTIVPLLIELSDRDHPSIVHAFGVVLKQIVLNPLIMSACFGAAFASLHIEMPVALDRTITFLQNAAAPTALFVLGVTVALRPFDRVPWEVPGVIAVKLLIHPLAAFGLMLAFGPFAQPWAATAVLMASLPPALNVFVIARQNDAWIESASVAVLLGTFASVVTLTSVMWAIQTGRLAFP, translated from the coding sequence ATGGTCGATATCCTCAATCTAGCTCTACCTTATTTCGGCTTGATCTTCGTTGGATTCGCTTGCGGCAAGGTCAAATCCCTGCCGGAATCGGGCCTCGCCTGGATGAACTTCTTCCTGCTCTATGTGTCGCTCCCGGCGTTGCTGTTTGCGATCATGTCGAAGACGCCGTTCTCCGAATTGAACAACCCGCCATTCCTGGTCGCGACCACGCTGTCGACCGTTGCGGCGTTCACACTCGCGCTGGTCGTCGGCAAGGTTCTCGGCGGGCTGACATTGCGCGAGGCGACGCTCGCCGGGCTCTCCGGTGGCTACGGAAACATCGGTTACATGGGACCCGGGCTGGCGCTCGCCGTGCTCGGGCCCAAGGCCTCGGCGCCCACTGCGCTGATCTTCTGCTGTGACAGCATCTTCCTGTTCACCATCGTGCCGCTGCTGATCGAGCTTTCCGACCGCGATCATCCCTCGATCGTGCATGCCTTCGGCGTCGTGCTGAAGCAGATCGTGCTCAACCCGCTGATCATGTCGGCCTGTTTTGGCGCGGCCTTCGCATCGCTGCATATTGAGATGCCTGTCGCGCTCGATCGCACCATCACATTCCTCCAGAACGCAGCCGCCCCGACCGCACTGTTCGTGCTCGGCGTCACCGTCGCACTCCGCCCGTTCGATCGGGTCCCGTGGGAAGTGCCGGGCGTGATCGCGGTCAAGCTCCTGATCCACCCGCTCGCAGCGTTCGGCCTGATGCTGGCGTTCGGCCCGTTCGCGCAGCCCTGGGCGGCGACCGCCGTGCTGATGGCCTCGCTGCCGCCGGCGTTGAACGTGTTCGTCATCGCCCGGCAGAACGACGCCTGGATCGAGTCCGCCTCCGTCGCGGTGCTGCTCGGGACGTTTGCGTCCGTGGTCACCCTGACCAGCGTGATGTGGGCGATCCAGACGGGCCGGCTGGCGTTTCCTTGA
- the hspQ gene encoding heat shock protein HspQ: MIKARTAKFQIGQVVRHRIFSFRGVIFDIDPEFNNTEEWWLSIPEEVRPHKDQPFYHLLAENAESEYVAYVSEQNLVPDDSGEPVRHSQVAEIFVKDKTGGYRPRNPSLN, encoded by the coding sequence ATGATTAAAGCGCGGACCGCCAAATTCCAGATCGGACAGGTCGTGCGCCACCGGATCTTCTCGTTCCGGGGCGTGATCTTCGACATCGATCCGGAATTCAACAACACCGAGGAGTGGTGGCTGTCGATCCCCGAGGAGGTGCGGCCCCACAAGGACCAGCCGTTCTATCACCTGCTCGCGGAGAACGCGGAGTCGGAATACGTCGCCTACGTCTCCGAACAGAACCTGGTGCCGGACGATTCCGGCGAACCGGTCCGGCATTCCCAGGTCGCCGAGATCTTCGTCAAGGACAAGACCGGCGGTTACCGCCCGCGCAATCCGTCGCTGAACTGA
- a CDS encoding invasion associated locus B family protein translates to MNFRYLAASVRPRGRLLALLTATALAVPFAAEAQAPAPAPGAPAPKAAPPKAAPKAAPKAPAPAAQAPAQPAPAQGAPAQQGAAQPADQQIQLIYAPWTKFCLKGQDANAKQVCFTGKDGRIESGQPVIAAVIIEPEGEPKKILRVTLPLGMQLVHGTRIIVDNNAPLQSPYVICFQNGCMSDYEATPEFINSMKKGQNLVVQAINANGAPLTLPLPLAGEFQKAYDGPPTDPKVFEETQRKLQEELQKKAEELQKKQQQAPGAPPAGQK, encoded by the coding sequence ATGAATTTCCGTTACTTGGCCGCGTCCGTCCGGCCGCGCGGGCGACTTCTCGCCTTGTTGACGGCGACAGCGTTGGCCGTCCCGTTTGCCGCCGAGGCTCAGGCTCCCGCGCCAGCTCCGGGCGCGCCCGCGCCCAAGGCGGCTCCGCCGAAGGCGGCTCCGAAGGCTGCCCCCAAGGCGCCGGCGCCGGCCGCTCAGGCACCCGCCCAGCCGGCTCCCGCCCAAGGCGCTCCGGCTCAGCAGGGCGCGGCTCAGCCCGCGGATCAGCAGATTCAGCTGATCTATGCCCCCTGGACCAAGTTCTGCCTCAAGGGCCAGGACGCCAATGCCAAGCAGGTCTGCTTCACCGGCAAGGACGGCCGTATCGAGTCGGGCCAGCCGGTCATCGCGGCCGTCATCATCGAGCCGGAAGGCGAGCCGAAGAAGATACTGCGTGTGACGCTGCCGCTCGGCATGCAGCTGGTGCACGGCACCCGCATCATCGTGGACAACAATGCGCCGTTGCAGAGCCCGTACGTGATCTGCTTCCAGAACGGCTGCATGTCCGACTACGAGGCCACGCCCGAGTTCATCAACAGCATGAAGAAGGGCCAGAACCTCGTTGTTCAGGCGATCAATGCCAACGGTGCGCCGCTGACGCTGCCGCTGCCGCTCGCCGGCGAATTCCAGAAGGCCTATGACGGTCCGCCGACCGACCCGAAGGTGTTCGAGGAAACCCAGAGGAAGCTGCAGGAAGAGCTCCAGAAGAAGGCTGAAGAGCTGCAGAAGAAGCAGCAGCAAGCGCCTGGCGCCCCTCCGGCTGGACAGAAGTAA
- a CDS encoding extracellular solute-binding protein, which produces MFMFQRLLEGRPEGLCVRLCILAFALGLPASGARAAEAHAIAMHGKPAMPADFTHMPYVNPEAPKGGRLTWGVLGTFDSLNPFIVKGLAVQPVRNYVVESLLARGNDEPFTLYGLLARSVETDDERSFVTFHIDPRARFSDGKPVRAEDVLFSWQLLRDHGRPNHRQYYGKVARAEAPDPLTVRFDLAGANDRELPLILGLMPILPKHAVDVAAFEETTLTGPVGSGPYRVTAVRPGASVTLTRNPDYWGRDLPINRGLYNFDEIRLDYFREANGQFEAFKRGLYDFRIEHEPLRWHDGYDFPAAKNGDVIRDTFKPGVPQPSEFLVFNTRRSIFTDIRVRQALTLLFDFELVNRNYFFNLYSRVAGYFDGSDLSAYGHPADARERELLKPFAAQIPPDILDGSYRLPVTDGSGRDRTTLRAALKLLSEAGYDLDGTVLRNRATKAPFTFEILVTTRDQERVALAFQRDLKRAGIEPSVRSVDPVQFDQRRLAYEFDMIQNRWDQSLSPGNEQYFYWGSAAADNPGTRNYMGARDAAVDAMIAALLEAREHTDFVSAVRALDRALISGFYTIPLFNVSEQWIARWNRIERPEATSLSGYLPETWWSKGPPQAHQAK; this is translated from the coding sequence ATGTTCATGTTCCAGCGCCTTCTCGAGGGCCGCCCTGAGGGTCTTTGCGTCCGCCTCTGCATCCTGGCTTTCGCCTTGGGGCTCCCGGCAAGCGGCGCAAGGGCCGCGGAAGCCCACGCCATCGCCATGCACGGCAAGCCGGCGATGCCTGCCGATTTCACCCACATGCCTTACGTCAATCCTGAAGCCCCCAAAGGCGGCCGGCTGACCTGGGGCGTTCTCGGCACCTTCGACAGCCTCAATCCCTTCATCGTCAAGGGACTGGCCGTGCAGCCGGTCCGGAACTACGTGGTCGAGAGCCTGCTCGCGCGCGGCAATGACGAGCCGTTTACGCTCTACGGCCTGCTCGCCAGATCGGTCGAGACCGATGACGAGCGCAGCTTTGTCACGTTCCACATCGATCCCCGCGCCCGCTTCTCCGACGGCAAGCCAGTCCGCGCCGAGGACGTGCTGTTCTCCTGGCAGTTGCTGCGCGACCACGGCCGCCCCAATCACCGGCAATATTACGGCAAGGTCGCAAGGGCCGAGGCGCCGGATCCCCTCACCGTCCGCTTCGACCTTGCGGGAGCCAATGACCGCGAACTGCCGCTGATCCTCGGCCTGATGCCGATCCTGCCGAAACACGCGGTCGACGTCGCGGCTTTCGAGGAGACGACGCTGACGGGCCCGGTCGGCTCCGGCCCCTATCGCGTCACCGCCGTGAGGCCCGGCGCCAGCGTGACGCTGACCCGCAATCCCGACTATTGGGGCCGCGACCTCCCAATCAATCGCGGGCTCTACAATTTCGACGAGATCAGGCTCGACTATTTTCGCGAGGCCAACGGCCAGTTCGAAGCTTTCAAGCGCGGCCTCTATGATTTCCGCATCGAGCACGAGCCGCTGCGCTGGCACGACGGCTACGACTTTCCCGCGGCGAAGAATGGCGACGTGATCCGCGACACCTTCAAGCCGGGCGTGCCGCAACCTTCCGAATTTCTGGTGTTCAACACGCGGCGTTCCATCTTCACCGACATCCGCGTGCGCCAGGCCTTGACGCTGCTGTTCGATTTCGAGCTGGTCAACCGCAACTACTTCTTCAACCTCTACTCACGCGTCGCCGGCTATTTTGATGGCTCGGATCTGTCAGCGTATGGCCATCCCGCCGATGCGCGCGAGCGCGAGCTGCTCAAGCCGTTCGCCGCGCAGATCCCGCCTGACATCCTGGACGGCAGCTACCGCCTGCCGGTGACCGACGGTTCGGGCCGCGACCGGACCACGCTCCGCGCAGCCCTGAAGCTGTTGTCGGAGGCCGGCTACGATCTCGACGGCACCGTGCTGCGCAACCGCGCGACCAAGGCGCCCTTCACCTTCGAGATTTTGGTCACGACCCGCGACCAGGAACGCGTCGCGCTGGCGTTCCAGCGCGACCTCAAGCGCGCCGGCATCGAGCCGAGCGTGCGATCGGTCGATCCCGTGCAATTCGACCAGCGCCGGCTCGCCTACGAATTCGACATGATCCAGAACCGCTGGGACCAGTCGCTGTCGCCCGGCAACGAGCAATATTTCTACTGGGGGAGCGCTGCCGCCGACAATCCGGGCACCCGCAACTACATGGGCGCCAGGGATGCCGCGGTCGATGCGATGATCGCCGCACTGCTGGAAGCCCGTGAACATACGGATTTCGTATCCGCAGTGCGGGCGCTCGATCGCGCTTTGATCTCCGGTTTCTATACAATCCCCCTGTTTAACGTATCGGAGCAATGGATCGCGCGCTGGAATCGGATAGAACGGCCAGAGGCCACCTCGCTGTCCGGCTATTTGCCGGAGACCTGGTGGTCGAAGGGGCCGCCGCAAGCTCATCAAGCAAAGTGA
- a CDS encoding class I adenylate-forming enzyme family protein, which produces MNQPAVSPTLDTLFQRTLMRQPHATALLDPLNKFRVTGHQPRRMSYAEADTAIEALSAYFVESGLPANSVIAIQLPNTVEFVLTVLAAHRAGLVVAVLPLLWRHAELTAALNRTAARAIVTMSTVDGVSYSDLAMHAAAEAFSIRHVCGFGTNLPEGMASLDDVLARPPGTARAVIQDGRKAAMISFDVTAEGFRPVPRPHFSLIAGGLAMSLEADIRQGATVMAAFTPMSFAGLASSLAVWLLCGGTLALHHPFENDVLEQQINAHECDVLIAPAQYAQRLGDSDLAARMPTLRNVIGLWRAPEQVAASEAWIAPHAPFTDVYLFGEAGLFGARRGEDGMPVPVMPGPHGAPREQSGSSIAGEILLTPKGTLGLRGPMVPIAAYAPPPPVGDSLVAQPPRDYVDTGYAARLDRPSGAICITAPPSGIMAVGGYRFLSNDLQEWARRLGQGALLTALPDRLSGHRLAGRAQDNARAREALSELGLNPLMVEAFRDRSGPV; this is translated from the coding sequence GTGAACCAGCCAGCCGTATCGCCGACGCTCGACACGCTGTTTCAGCGCACGCTGATGCGGCAGCCGCACGCGACCGCTCTGCTCGACCCCCTGAACAAGTTCCGCGTGACCGGTCACCAGCCGCGGCGGATGAGCTATGCCGAGGCTGACACGGCCATCGAGGCGCTGTCGGCCTATTTCGTCGAATCGGGCCTGCCGGCCAATTCCGTCATCGCGATCCAGCTGCCGAACACGGTCGAGTTCGTGCTCACCGTTCTCGCCGCCCATCGCGCCGGCCTCGTCGTCGCCGTACTGCCGCTGCTCTGGCGCCATGCCGAACTGACCGCCGCTCTCAACCGCACCGCGGCGCGGGCCATCGTCACCATGAGCACGGTCGACGGCGTCAGCTATTCCGATCTCGCGATGCACGCGGCCGCGGAAGCCTTCTCCATCCGCCATGTCTGCGGCTTCGGCACCAACCTGCCCGAAGGTATGGCCTCGCTCGACGACGTGCTGGCCCGTCCGCCCGGCACCGCGCGCGCCGTGATTCAGGATGGCCGCAAGGCGGCGATGATCTCCTTCGACGTCACCGCGGAAGGCTTTCGGCCGGTGCCGCGGCCGCATTTCAGCCTGATTGCCGGTGGGCTCGCGATGTCGCTGGAAGCCGACATCAGGCAGGGGGCGACCGTGATGGCGGCGTTCACGCCGATGTCGTTCGCGGGACTCGCCTCCTCGCTCGCGGTGTGGCTGCTGTGCGGCGGCACGCTGGCGCTGCATCATCCGTTCGAGAACGACGTGCTGGAGCAGCAGATCAACGCGCACGAATGCGACGTGCTGATCGCACCGGCGCAGTATGCCCAGCGGCTCGGCGATTCCGATCTGGCGGCGCGGATGCCGACCTTGCGCAACGTCATCGGCCTGTGGCGTGCCCCCGAGCAGGTGGCGGCGAGCGAGGCATGGATCGCGCCGCATGCGCCGTTCACGGACGTCTATCTGTTCGGCGAGGCCGGATTGTTCGGCGCCCGGCGTGGCGAGGACGGCATGCCGGTGCCGGTGATGCCGGGACCGCACGGCGCGCCGCGCGAGCAGTCGGGTTCGTCGATCGCCGGCGAGATTCTGCTGACGCCGAAGGGCACGCTCGGGCTGCGCGGCCCGATGGTGCCGATCGCGGCCTACGCCCCGCCGCCGCCGGTCGGCGACAGCCTGGTCGCGCAGCCGCCACGCGACTATGTCGACACCGGCTATGCCGCGCGGCTCGATCGTCCCAGCGGCGCGATCTGCATCACCGCGCCGCCCTCCGGGATCATGGCGGTCGGCGGCTACCGCTTCCTGTCCAACGACCTGCAGGAATGGGCGCGCCGGCTCGGCCAGGGCGCCTTGCTGACCGCGCTGCCCGACCGACTCTCCGGTCACCGGCTCGCGGGCCGGGCCCAGGACAACGCCCGCGCCCGCGAGGCGCTCAGCGAACTCGGGCTTAACCCCCTGATGGTCGAAGCTTTTCGCGACCGTTCCGGGCCGGTCTAA
- a CDS encoding GGDEF domain-containing protein: MSQAGPILFVSNGERPAFIAALDEARFFPVIDTGWAGAVRAVEEVQPAVVLAAMDAGHEPHLALLARKIAEQSPYLPFVALDAAGALPHNALPFSSSRAGHSERLIARLRAALRIRTLHATVLRRLPEVKVALPEADPVRDATVLLIGRGAAYPALSVALGERVGVIGALSIEAAAKHLNTRDLDGVVLAEGFTPRVTDAFLTVLAEDTRFRSLPVIVTAHQLTQTYDLPNLELIPGEPTKVAANALPLIRQHAMEAQLSRTLRSIDAGGWLDPRSGLLTVEAFARDFAKAVEQTLARGGGLSVARFAFDPGNSRAQLDAARILSRLMRQMDFGVAQKDGSVIVVFAETDFRTAHMIARRLSAVMRHTSNGKHEMRSDPVVSVDSLSPSDTARSLLGRLSADASRAAS, from the coding sequence ATGTCCCAGGCCGGCCCGATCCTGTTTGTGTCCAATGGCGAGCGGCCGGCCTTCATCGCGGCGCTGGACGAGGCGCGATTCTTCCCCGTGATCGACACCGGCTGGGCCGGCGCGGTGCGCGCGGTCGAAGAGGTACAGCCGGCCGTGGTTCTCGCCGCGATGGATGCCGGGCACGAGCCGCATCTGGCGCTGCTCGCCAGAAAGATCGCGGAGCAATCGCCCTACCTTCCCTTCGTGGCGCTGGATGCGGCAGGCGCACTCCCGCACAACGCCCTGCCCTTCTCTTCCTCGCGCGCCGGCCATTCCGAACGCCTGATCGCGCGGCTTCGCGCCGCACTACGGATTCGCACGCTCCATGCCACGGTGCTGCGCCGGCTGCCCGAGGTGAAAGTCGCGCTGCCGGAGGCTGATCCCGTTCGCGATGCCACGGTGCTTCTGATCGGTCGCGGCGCTGCTTACCCCGCGCTTTCCGTCGCGCTCGGCGAGCGCGTCGGCGTCATCGGGGCACTGTCGATCGAGGCGGCGGCCAAGCATCTCAACACCCGCGACCTCGACGGCGTCGTGCTCGCCGAAGGTTTTACCCCCCGCGTGACCGATGCCTTCCTCACGGTGCTCGCCGAGGACACCCGCTTCCGCAGCCTGCCCGTGATCGTCACTGCGCATCAGCTCACGCAGACTTACGACCTGCCCAATCTTGAACTGATCCCGGGCGAGCCGACCAAGGTCGCCGCTAACGCGCTGCCCCTGATCCGCCAGCACGCGATGGAAGCCCAGCTGAGCCGCACCCTGCGCTCGATCGATGCCGGCGGCTGGCTCGACCCGCGCAGCGGCCTGCTCACGGTGGAAGCCTTTGCACGCGATTTTGCCAAGGCGGTCGAGCAGACACTGGCCCGCGGTGGCGGCCTCTCGGTCGCGCGCTTCGCCTTCGACCCCGGCAATTCCCGCGCCCAGCTCGATGCCGCGCGTATTCTCAGCCGCCTGATGCGGCAGATGGATTTCGGCGTGGCGCAAAAGGACGGGTCGGTCATCGTCGTGTTCGCCGAGACCGACTTCCGCACCGCGCACATGATCGCCCGCCGCCTCTCCGCGGTGATGCGGCATACCTCGAACGGCAAGCACGAGATGCGCAGCGATCCCGTCGTCTCGGTGGATTCGCTGTCGCCGTCGGATACGGCACGGTCGCTGCTTGGGCGGCTGTCGGCCGATGCGTCGCGGGCAGCGTCGTAA